The genomic region CATAGCTTCTTTTTTCACTGCTTCTAATAAATTTTCTCCAACTTCATGAATATTTCCTGCTCCCATTGTTACTATAATATCTCCTTCTTGAGCGTTTTCCAATAAATAGGTTTCAATTTTATGGAAGCTATCAATATATACCGTATCTACTTTATTATCTTTTAGACTATTTACTAAATTAATAGAATGGATAATTCCTGTATCTTGTTCTCTGGCTGCATATATATCAGTAATTATGACTTTGTCTGCATCAAAAAATGATTCTGAAAAACTATCAAATAGTAGCTTAGTTCTTGTATAAGTATGGGGTTGAAAAACACACCAAATATTATTTGCCTTAGCTTTTTTCAGAGCTTTTAAGGTAGCCTTTATTTCAGTAGGATGATGAGCATAATCATCCATTATTTTTATTCCATTAATAGAACCTTTAGTTTCCAATCTTCTGTTAGTTCCTTTGTAGTCTTTAAGAGCATTAAGTATAATTTCCATTGGTACATTAGAGATGTGAGCCGCTGCTATACTAGCTAAGGCATTATATAAATTATGTATCCCCATAACATTTAATGAAACTGGATATTTTTCTTGGTTTTTAACGTTTAATATAAATTTTGAATATCCTTTTTTGTTATAAGAGATATTTTCAGCCCGATAATCTGCTTCTGAATTTATTCCAAAAGTAACAGTATTACAAGAGGTTGTATTTAATACTTTTTCCGAATGTATATCATCGGCATTAATTATTAAATAACCGTTATCATCAATATTCTGTGCATATTCAGCAAAGGTATCAACTATATGATTAATATTTTCAAAATAATCTAGATGATCTTCTTCCATATTTAAAATAATAGCCATTGTAGGATGATATTTTAAAATATTCCCTTTGTATTCACAAGCTTCTGTTAATAGATAGTCTTTACTACCTATTTTAACATTGCCGTTTATTTCGTCTAAAACCCCCCCTAATAAAATTGTAGGATTAAGGGTAGATTTATTAAGTATACTAGTTATCATGCCTGTTGTAGTTGTTTTTCCATGAGTACCAGAGACCGCTATAGAATTTTTATAATTCTTCATTAAAGC from Tissierellales bacterium harbors:
- the murC gene encoding UDP-N-acetylmuramate--L-alanine ligase, which gives rise to MFTFDINEHEYKHIHFIGIGGISMSGLAEILLEEGYSISGSDVNSSHITDTLRKQGAKIYKTHDKNNISGADLVIYTDAISKDNEELLISIEENIPTIDRATFLGALMKNYKNSIAVSGTHGKTTTTGMITSILNKSTLNPTILLGGVLDEINGNVKIGSKDYLLTEACEYKGNILKYHPTMAIILNMEEDHLDYFENINHIVDTFAEYAQNIDDNGYLIINADDIHSEKVLNTTSCNTVTFGINSEADYRAENISYNKKGYSKFILNVKNQEKYPVSLNVMGIHNLYNALASIAAAHISNVPMEIILNALKDYKGTNRRLETKGSINGIKIMDDYAHHPTEIKATLKALKKAKANNIWCVFQPHTYTRTKLLFDSFSESFFDADKVIITDIYAAREQDTGIIHSINLVNSLKDNKVDTVYIDSFHKIETYLLENAQEGDIIVTMGAGNIHEVGENLLEAVKKEAM